The stretch of DNA TTCAAAGGATTTTGTATAAACAATGGCTAGGAGATACAGAGATGCTGCGGCGAAACTGCAACAAAATGTCCAAAAACATTTGCAGGAAATGAAAGAGCTTTCATCGTCGGAAGATGAAGAGCCTTTTGAATCGAGCGTGCTGGAAGGTGTTTTCCAAAGCTACTGGTCAGGTGGCGGCGACTCTCACATGCTCAACAGGACAAAGAACATTCTAGAAGAAGCCATCAGCGGCCGGTCCATCACATGTCTTATCTGTATCGGATCTATAAAAAGAGCAGACGCGATATGGAGCTGTGGCCACTGTTACTGTTATTTCCATCTGTCTTGCATACAAAAATGGTCGAACGACAGCATAAGTCTGCGTAGCGAGGCAAGCCAGGGGCCTGTGACAGTGTTCGTACATAAAAAAGTTGAATGGTGCTGTCCGAAGTGCCGGCACTCGTATTCTAAAGACGAAATCCCACGTAAGTATAGATGTTTCTGCGAGAAAACTGACGACCCACCGTACCATCCTTGGTTGATACCGCACACGTGTGGTGAAGTGTGTGGTAAGAGATTATCGAGTAGTGATAGCTGTAAGCATAAATGCTTGCTCCTCTGTCATCCGGGACCATGTCCTCCTTGCCCTCAGACTGTCAATGGAGCCTGCTTTTGTGAGAAGGAGCGAAAGAGAGTGAGATGTAGTGCCGCAAAGTGGTCTTGTGGGCAACGGTGTAAAAAGACATTACTCTGTCATGCACATAAATGTGAGAATGAGTGCCATGAAGGGGACTGTCCACCATGCAGCTACACAAGTGTACAACCTTGTCAATGTGGTACAGAGAAGATGAAGCGTCCTTGCAATGATCCTATATGGAACTGTAACAaatcatgtaataaaatgtatccaTGCGGTTATCACAAGTGTGAGAAGTTTTGTCATTCTGGAGACTGTGGTGCATGCCCTAATTCTGGCATGAAGACTTGTCCATGTGGAGCAAACAAAAGATATGTACAATGTCCAGATGTCATGGAAACATGTTTAGGAACATGTGGAAAGTTACATGAAGACTGCGATCATAATTGTCCAGAAAAATGCCATAAAGGCCCCTGTCCACCTTGTCAAGTGCTAGTTCAGAAGAAATGCCATTGTGGCACACATACTAGATCACTACCATGCAGTAAAGAGTTTAAATGTGAGACTAAATGCCGAGGCACACGGCCTTGTGGGAAGCACAGCTGTGCTCGCAAATGTTGTAATGGAAACTGCCCACCATGTGAGAAAATTTGTGATAAACCTCTTCAATGTGGTCGGCATAAATGTATCAACATTTGCCATCATGGCCCATGCTATCCTTGCCCTCTAGAATCGAAAATAACTTGTAGGTGTAAAGAAACATACATTAGGGTTCCATGTGGAAGAGAGAGGTTGGTGAAGCCACCAAAGTGTGCACTCccttgcaaaataaaatacaaatgtgggCATTCTGaggaaaataaacatttgtgcCACTTTGGCGACTGCTTACCCTGTAAAGcaatttgttataaaacttaTCCAAAATGTGGACATAAATGCAAAGCAGTTTGTCATGAGTATGTTGCTGTGGTGTTCAAACAGATAGAAAAGCCTGCAACACCCTGGGAAGTGCAGCCTCCAAAGACTAAGATTATGAATTTGGACTGTCCTCCATGTGAGACTCGTGTACCAGTTATATGTTTAGGGGAGCATGAAACCGAGGAGCAGCCGTGTCATTCAGCAACACGTCGATCATGTGGAAGACAATGTGGCCGCTCATTGCCCTGTGGAAACCACTCATGTTCCTTATTGTGTCACCTTTTGACTGACAATGTGCTTTCAAGTTGCAGACCCTGTGAGAAAGAATGCTTAGTGCCTCGTCCAGAGAAGTGTTTGCATAAATGTACAATCCGATCGTGTCACCCAGGACCCTGCCCACCGTGCGACATGCTGGAAAGGATTCCATGTCACTGTGGTGTTACAGAGCTGTATTTACGCTGCCGAGAGCTGTCTACTGCCACTGAAGAAAAACTTTCATGCAAGCAACAATGCTCCAAAAACTTGGATTGTGGACATCGCTGCCGTAACACCTGTCATTCTGGACCCTGCGGAAATCAAATCTGTActagaaaaactaaaatacattGCCCATGCGCAAATTTGAAGAAGGAAGCTCCGTGTAACCTTGTTAGGAGCGGAGAGGCGAAAGTCGATTGTGATAAATCATGTGAAGAGAAGAAAACTGCAATACTAATAGAGAAAGAGAAGGAGGAGCGCAGACAGAAAGAGTTAGAAGAAGAGAGGAACCGGAGGGAACTTGCGGAATATGAATGGAAATTAAGTGGAAAAAAGAAGAAGTATAAGGAAAAACGTATAGCTGTTAGCAAAGACAATAGAAACTGGATGCAACGATACTGGATTcctattttatctatattaatagtatttattgctgctttgtattatgtattttatgtgtaaCTAAATTTAAGATTATTGAGCAGTCCAGAAAACTGCACATTTTAGTGTGGCACTGGTTGAATTATTACatctatattttgtaaatttttggaTGAGCTCTGTAACATTTGTCAAAATAATGCTGTGTGGTGTGCATGTTGAAAAAAGTTGAATTTCTTACAGGttttatagattaaaatttttTGGGTTCATAATTAAGAGTAcctaactaataatatttaaaagaaaatatctgcattatattgtatatttcttttaaggttgtatacataaatattttattttaaatatttatttccattttatttattttatttgctatatCAATagcagattttttaattaagtaatggAAACATACAGTATATACAAATAAgttcatacaaattaattaacacatAATACCAAAAAAGTTTCCAATGTCTAAGAGGTGATAACTATTATTCCAGTTAAGTCAATAAAGTGAACACTACCatataaaaatacgatatttaaggtggtagctcaaggtccattttcatacattttgtttcggctttaatctgggtaactaaacaagtattggcaagtaaagaatttaaattcacgtctagtaagtgattagttctcgcagttgaaagaaaaacgtaaaaataattaataatcatggatatttcggcctttaaaatttaatatgacgaaatttgtttagttacccagattaaagccgaaacaaaatgtatgaaaatggaccttgagctaccaccttaatagggatatttttaatgatagcTGTTACAGTGCTCAAGTTTTAACTTAACGTCcatttgttagcctgacaagtgTTAGTTTATACAAACACAGACTTGGTGAGCTCTTTAGGCGATCTCAACCCAGGAACTTATCCTAAATTAATTGTAGTTGGTTGTAGAAATCATCATCCTAAATTGTGCAAGGTATAGGCATAAGTAGGAAATTACCAGTCATGACAATATtagagtaattaattaattgtggtTGTAATATAACaccaaaattattgttaatctAGCATGGgaataacttattaatttagccacaataatttttaaaagtgacttgtttttacttatttattttaatttattatctaaaatatgTCATTGAAAGGgtgtaaaaaattatttagCATTATGTAAGAACATATGTAAATGTTCATAggttaaaattatcataaaaaagaCATTTCTAGGAATTCCAGAGTTCTATATTTCCATACTAACAAATAAGCACCTATTTTGGCGTCTATTTTGTTTGGGCATTATAAaatgaagttttatttataatatacaaaacattattttcagtTTAGGTACAcattaaatattctcaaatatttattgtttggtgcgttttttatattgtcataaGTAAATACTGAAGAATTatcagtttgtttatttttccttctttttaattatttgcataattttgtcagtacagtagaaaccggttataaaGACTACGGGTATAGCGacgcatcggttataacgactaaatagtaaggtccctataaataaatacaaaaaggtGTCGTTTACAACGTCCATCGGATATAACGCCCTTCTCTCTGTGGTCCCTTcaatgtcgctataaccggtttcactgtactttgtttaatttaaatatctttaaatgtCAAACTGGAGTAGCTTCTAGCATCTAAATGACATTATGACGGAATCATTTTTGCTAATAATTGGACCGCCTAAccgccgtttttaataaacgatcgaGCGAAATTAATTTTTTAGGGTTCATTTATGTAATAGATACCGAATTACGAGGTAAACCCGTTGTTTCAAGATTAGGTACTGCTAaactataattgaaaataatgtagACAGACAATTGtggtagaaaaaaaatcacgccgaattgataacctcctctttttgaagtcggttaaaagtaGCACTCCAGGCCCTGTATCTGTTTGAGGCAACGCAGTCGGGTTTAGTGGTATTCTGCACCAACGCATGAGAGCACATCTAGTCAACTACACATAAAATGATAAACTTTTTTTCATCTATTGTGACGTACATGCCGCAGAATACATGATATAATAGCAACATATTATTGTTACAAAGCAAATAAGTATTGATGTAGAAATTCTTCACAGTTATCACTATCACCCGTAAATGCTAATTTCAACGCCATCTAGCGACACCATTGCGGCGTATAGAGCTGATGTACATACGTCACAAATATGTGTCTGTAATGCccccaatgactaaatataaagaggacaggcctcaaaagtttgctatatgaataagttatatttatgttagggaaatcgacgcagaattgtcaatatatatgtctatctcttttactcaaaacttatttggaacgcaacaaaaaaagacaaaaataattgctttcttcgaatgtggcaggcactatttcgtttacttaaacatactgggaccgccttgcggcagaaacgccatttattgcagcccagtcagcaagtacatgtagtgtcagacgatgtaaacaaatcttcataaatattgaatataaagtaaaataatcatattctcaattgttc from Manduca sexta isolate Smith_Timp_Sample1 chromosome 4, JHU_Msex_v1.0, whole genome shotgun sequence encodes:
- the LOC115445316 gene encoding NF-X1-type zinc finger protein NFXL1, whose amino-acid sequence is MARRYRDAAAKLQQNVQKHLQEMKELSSSEDEEPFESSVLEGVFQSYWSGGGDSHMLNRTKNILEEAISGRSITCLICIGSIKRADAIWSCGHCYCYFHLSCIQKWSNDSISLRSEASQGPVTVFVHKKVEWCCPKCRHSYSKDEIPRKYRCFCEKTDDPPYHPWLIPHTCGEVCGKRLSSSDSCKHKCLLLCHPGPCPPCPQTVNGACFCEKERKRVRCSAAKWSCGQRCKKTLLCHAHKCENECHEGDCPPCSYTSVQPCQCGTEKMKRPCNDPIWNCNKSCNKMYPCGYHKCEKFCHSGDCGACPNSGMKTCPCGANKRYVQCPDVMETCLGTCGKLHEDCDHNCPEKCHKGPCPPCQVLVQKKCHCGTHTRSLPCSKEFKCETKCRGTRPCGKHSCARKCCNGNCPPCEKICDKPLQCGRHKCINICHHGPCYPCPLESKITCRCKETYIRVPCGRERLVKPPKCALPCKIKYKCGHSEENKHLCHFGDCLPCKAICYKTYPKCGHKCKAVCHEYVAVVFKQIEKPATPWEVQPPKTKIMNLDCPPCETRVPVICLGEHETEEQPCHSATRRSCGRQCGRSLPCGNHSCSLLCHLLTDNVLSSCRPCEKECLVPRPEKCLHKCTIRSCHPGPCPPCDMLERIPCHCGVTELYLRCRELSTATEEKLSCKQQCSKNLDCGHRCRNTCHSGPCGNQICTRKTKIHCPCANLKKEAPCNLVRSGEAKVDCDKSCEEKKTAILIEKEKEERRQKELEEERNRRELAEYEWKLSGKKKKYKEKRIAVSKDNRNWMQRYWIPILSILIVFIAALYYVFYV